Proteins co-encoded in one Coriobacterium glomerans PW2 genomic window:
- the ruvB gene encoding Holliday junction branch migration DNA helicase RuvB, translating to MMWEADASQDLWAAPGATEPADSQRAQSDERLLTADLSPDDLEVERTLRPQRLEDYCGQSHIKRSLRILIEAARHRGECLDHVMFSGPPGLGKTTLATVLANELGAQIKTTSGPAIERTGDLAAILTNLQPGDVLFIDEIHRLNRSVEEVLYPAMEDFALDIVIGKGPAARSIRLEIPRFTLVGATTRSGMLTGPLRDRFGISFRLDYYAIDDLAAIVERSARILGVDIDADSAHEIASRSRGTPRLANRLLKRVRDYAQVRGGGSIDLSISQESLTFFEIDELGLDWMDLRILETLARTFRGRAVGLSTLASAVGEDPATLADVYEPYLLQCGLMVRTPQGRQATPAAFDHLGCDRVSAKESDAAR from the coding sequence ATGATGTGGGAAGCGGATGCCTCGCAGGATCTCTGGGCGGCTCCGGGTGCGACCGAGCCCGCGGACTCTCAACGCGCTCAGAGCGACGAGCGCCTGCTCACCGCCGATCTGTCCCCGGACGATCTCGAGGTCGAGCGCACCTTGCGCCCGCAGCGCTTGGAGGACTACTGCGGGCAGAGCCACATCAAGAGAAGCCTGCGCATTCTTATCGAGGCGGCACGGCATCGCGGCGAGTGTCTCGATCATGTGATGTTCTCCGGTCCTCCGGGCCTCGGCAAGACCACGCTTGCGACCGTTCTCGCCAACGAGCTGGGAGCGCAGATCAAGACCACGTCCGGTCCGGCTATCGAGCGAACCGGCGATCTCGCGGCGATCCTCACGAACCTCCAGCCCGGAGACGTCTTGTTCATCGACGAGATCCACCGGCTCAACCGCTCGGTCGAAGAGGTTCTCTATCCCGCTATGGAGGATTTCGCGCTCGATATCGTGATCGGCAAGGGACCGGCGGCGCGCTCCATCCGCCTCGAGATCCCCAGGTTCACGCTCGTGGGGGCCACCACGCGCTCGGGCATGCTCACCGGGCCGCTGCGCGATCGGTTCGGTATCTCCTTCAGACTCGACTACTATGCGATCGACGACCTCGCCGCGATTGTTGAGCGCTCCGCGAGGATTCTCGGTGTCGATATCGATGCGGACTCCGCTCATGAGATCGCCTCGCGTTCCCGCGGTACGCCGCGGCTTGCGAATCGCCTGCTCAAACGTGTCCGCGACTACGCTCAGGTACGCGGTGGCGGCTCGATCGATCTATCGATATCGCAAGAGTCGCTCACGTTCTTCGAGATCGATGAACTCGGCTTGGATTGGATGGACCTGCGCATCCTGGAGACGCTCGCAAGGACGTTTCGGGGGCGCGCGGTGGGCCTCTCAACGCTCGCGAGCGCGGTGGGCGAGGACCCCGCCACCTTGGCCGATGTCTACGAGCCCTATCTGCTCCAGTGCGGTCTGATGGTGCGCACGCCCCAGGGTCGCCAGGCGACGCCCGCCGCCTTCGATCACCTCGGCTGCGATCGCGTGAGCGCCAAGGAGAGCGACGCTGCGCGATAG
- a CDS encoding cold-shock protein: MATGTLKKSFFREKGYGFITPDDAPEDGSKSDVFVHFSALQMDGFKSLDEGDRVEFELGEGKKPGETQAINVRKID; this comes from the coding sequence ATGGCAACCGGTACTCTTAAGAAATCGTTCTTCCGTGAAAAAGGCTATGGCTTCATCACTCCCGATGACGCTCCCGAGGACGGTTCCAAGTCTGACGTGTTCGTGCATTTCAGCGCACTTCAGATGGATGGATTCAAGTCCTTGGACGAGGGCGATCGCGTCGAGTTCGAACTCGGCGAGGGCAAGAAGCCAGGCGAGACCCAGGCCATCAACGTCCGCAAGATCGATTAG
- a CDS encoding formate--tetrahydrofolate ligase — MHSDIEIAQSVSPVPIVEVARQAGVDAQHLVLYGTDKAKIDYSLLNAADAHRAKLVLVTAINPTPAGEGKTTTTIGLADGLRRLGRRSAVALREPSLGPVFGVKGGAAGGGYAQVIPMEDINLHFTGDFHAIGAANNLLAAMIDNHVQQGNSLDIDVRRITWKRVVDMNDRQLRKIVDGLGGRPCGTPREDGFDITVASEVMAILCLSVSLSDLKERLGAMVVGWTRAGEPVRARELRAQGAMAALLKDALKPNLVQTLEGTPAFVHGGPFANIAHGCNSIMATRMAMRFGDIAVTEAGFGADLGAEKFFDIKCRMSGLVPDAVVIVATARALKFNGGVAKADLDREDTPALERGLPNLLRHVDNIQRVFGLPCVVAINRFPTDTAAELELIERSCSEHSVRVRLSEVWAKGGAGATELAEEVLRLLEEPAHFRLAYEDGTDVADAIQAVAHKVYRADGVEYSPAASRQLTELRRCGFGELPVCIAKTQYSFTDDQTRLGAPEGFTIFVRELRVCAGAGFIVALTGSVLTMPGLPRVPAAEHIDVDDRGVITGLF; from the coding sequence ATGCATTCAGATATCGAGATCGCGCAATCGGTTTCACCCGTGCCCATCGTCGAGGTCGCGCGCCAAGCGGGCGTCGATGCGCAGCATCTGGTCCTGTACGGCACCGACAAAGCGAAGATCGACTACTCCCTCTTGAATGCCGCTGACGCGCATCGCGCGAAGCTCGTCCTCGTCACAGCGATCAATCCCACGCCGGCGGGGGAGGGCAAGACCACGACCACCATCGGCTTGGCCGACGGCCTGCGTCGTCTCGGTCGCAGAAGCGCGGTGGCGCTGCGCGAGCCCTCGCTCGGCCCGGTCTTCGGCGTGAAGGGCGGCGCCGCCGGCGGCGGATACGCTCAGGTCATTCCGATGGAGGACATCAACCTGCATTTCACGGGTGACTTTCACGCGATCGGCGCTGCGAACAACCTGCTCGCCGCTATGATCGACAACCATGTCCAGCAGGGCAACTCCTTGGACATCGACGTGCGTCGCATCACCTGGAAGCGCGTCGTCGACATGAACGACCGCCAGCTCAGGAAAATCGTCGATGGTCTGGGCGGCCGGCCCTGCGGCACACCGCGCGAGGACGGCTTCGACATCACGGTCGCCTCCGAGGTCATGGCTATTCTGTGTCTGTCCGTCTCGCTGTCCGATCTCAAAGAGCGCCTCGGCGCCATGGTCGTCGGCTGGACGCGCGCAGGCGAGCCGGTGCGGGCTCGCGAGCTGCGCGCCCAAGGTGCGATGGCCGCCCTGTTGAAAGATGCCCTCAAGCCCAACCTCGTCCAGACGCTCGAGGGCACGCCAGCCTTCGTGCACGGCGGGCCGTTCGCCAACATCGCGCACGGATGCAACTCGATCATGGCGACGCGCATGGCGATGCGCTTCGGCGATATCGCCGTAACCGAGGCCGGATTCGGAGCAGATCTGGGTGCCGAGAAGTTCTTCGACATAAAGTGTCGGATGAGCGGTCTTGTCCCCGATGCGGTCGTGATCGTCGCGACGGCCCGAGCGCTCAAATTCAACGGCGGCGTCGCGAAGGCGGATCTCGATCGGGAGGACACCCCCGCGCTCGAGCGCGGTCTTCCCAATCTGCTGAGGCATGTTGACAACATTCAGCGGGTCTTCGGTCTTCCCTGCGTGGTGGCGATCAATCGCTTCCCGACCGATACCGCCGCAGAGCTCGAGCTCATCGAGCGGTCGTGCTCGGAGCACTCCGTGCGCGTCAGGCTCTCAGAGGTCTGGGCAAAAGGAGGTGCGGGCGCCACCGAGCTCGCCGAGGAGGTTCTGCGGCTGCTCGAGGAGCCGGCGCACTTCCGCCTCGCCTACGAGGACGGCACCGACGTCGCCGATGCGATTCAAGCGGTCGCGCACAAGGTCTACCGCGCCGATGGCGTCGAGTACAGCCCCGCTGCCTCAAGACAGCTGACCGAGCTGCGACGCTGCGGCTTCGGTGAACTGCCCGTCTGCATCGCCAAGACGCAGTACTCCTTCACCGACGATCAGACCAGACTCGGCGCGCCGGAGGGATTCACCATCTTCGTCCGCGAGCTCAGGGTCTGCGCGGGGGCGGGCTTTATCGTCGCGCTCACCGGCAGCGTGCTCACGATGCCCGGACTTCCGCGCGTGCCGGCCGCCGAGCACATCGATGTCGATGACCGAGGCGTCATCACGGGACTGTTCTAG
- a CDS encoding class I tRNA ligase family protein, whose amino-acid sequence MAHKRTDSERPRWPRRAVVTAGMPYGNKGLHFGHIGGVFVPADFYARFLRDRLGEDNVLFVSGTDCYGSPIQESYRLLREQGRAPATIADYVAENHRDQAATLDRFGISCDLYGGSALPPARDVHESATAAVIERLHACGSLFKRATKQFFDDGAQTFLNGRQVIGRCPLAGCRSERAYADECDAGHQFEPEELIAPRSTLTGEEPRLVPVDNLYFDLPGRLELLRERSALLAEDRTTRPLVTKTVAEWLLPPQIHIQTKFREAFDAIADELPDHTVAEAQQGKSSFTVTFPSWRERDAAHGVLRRGGVRFRSGKALVPFRITGNISWGVPAPTIEGLSGLTCWCWPESLWAPISFTRATLAAARERGEATRYASQDWRDWWCTDDARIYQFIGQDNIFFYSVAQPAIWSALGWGLTQSTVVANCHLLYMGKKASSSSATPPPLADDLLEHYTVEQLRAHWLSLGLGEKPVSFSPKAYDERQTGTNPEGDPLIARDDPRVVDPVLKEGALLTGVFNRLARSCFYGAAKQGTTLDGGVREAGCIPAGEPAGEVLAAAQHAIIAFERNMYLTELHRALGVCDEYLRAANKRWSDASAAARRGGDAPAFERALIDAFFELRCATVLMHGIVPQGCELICSHFDIEAKVFFSWEHIFDTTDELIARIGEAPGTHRVRPLPPRYDFFTQHPNRS is encoded by the coding sequence ATGGCACACAAGCGCACAGATAGCGAACGTCCGCGGTGGCCGCGCCGCGCCGTCGTCACAGCCGGCATGCCCTATGGCAACAAGGGCCTGCACTTCGGTCATATCGGCGGCGTCTTCGTCCCCGCGGACTTCTACGCGCGCTTCCTGCGCGATCGCTTGGGAGAAGACAACGTTTTGTTCGTCTCGGGCACCGATTGCTACGGTTCGCCCATCCAAGAGAGCTACCGGCTGCTGCGCGAGCAGGGGCGCGCTCCGGCGACCATAGCTGACTACGTAGCGGAAAACCACCGCGACCAGGCCGCGACGCTCGATCGCTTCGGCATCTCGTGCGATCTGTACGGCGGCAGCGCGCTGCCCCCCGCCCGCGATGTGCACGAGAGCGCGACTGCTGCCGTCATCGAGCGGTTGCACGCGTGCGGATCCCTGTTCAAGCGAGCGACCAAGCAGTTCTTCGACGATGGCGCGCAGACCTTCCTGAATGGTCGGCAAGTCATCGGCCGCTGCCCTCTTGCGGGCTGCCGCTCCGAGCGAGCCTATGCCGATGAGTGCGATGCCGGTCATCAATTCGAGCCCGAGGAGCTGATCGCGCCTCGAAGCACGCTCACCGGCGAGGAGCCCAGACTCGTCCCGGTGGACAACCTCTATTTCGATCTCCCCGGCCGACTCGAACTGCTGCGCGAGCGCTCCGCCCTGCTCGCGGAGGACCGGACCACGCGGCCCCTTGTGACCAAGACGGTCGCCGAGTGGCTGCTGCCGCCTCAGATCCACATCCAGACCAAGTTCAGAGAAGCCTTCGATGCCATCGCAGACGAGCTGCCCGATCACACGGTCGCCGAGGCCCAGCAGGGAAAGAGTTCCTTCACCGTCACGTTTCCGAGCTGGCGGGAGCGCGATGCGGCCCATGGGGTCCTGAGGCGCGGCGGGGTGCGCTTCCGTTCGGGCAAGGCGCTCGTGCCGTTTCGCATCACGGGCAACATATCCTGGGGAGTGCCCGCGCCCACCATCGAGGGACTCTCCGGCCTCACATGCTGGTGCTGGCCGGAGAGTCTGTGGGCGCCGATCAGCTTCACGCGCGCCACACTTGCCGCCGCCCGCGAGCGCGGAGAGGCGACGCGCTACGCGAGTCAGGACTGGCGAGACTGGTGGTGCACGGACGATGCGCGGATCTATCAGTTCATCGGTCAGGACAACATCTTCTTCTACAGCGTGGCGCAACCAGCCATCTGGAGCGCGCTCGGATGGGGACTCACCCAGAGCACCGTCGTGGCGAACTGTCATCTGCTGTACATGGGCAAAAAGGCATCGTCCAGCTCCGCGACCCCACCTCCGTTGGCAGACGATCTGCTCGAGCACTACACGGTCGAGCAGCTCCGCGCTCACTGGCTGTCGCTCGGGCTGGGAGAGAAACCGGTCAGCTTCTCTCCAAAGGCCTATGACGAGCGTCAAACCGGCACGAACCCGGAGGGAGACCCCCTCATCGCGCGCGACGATCCGCGCGTCGTCGATCCGGTGCTGAAAGAGGGGGCGCTGCTCACCGGCGTATTCAACAGGTTGGCGCGCTCGTGCTTCTACGGAGCCGCCAAGCAGGGAACCACCCTGGACGGAGGAGTCCGCGAGGCGGGCTGCATTCCGGCAGGAGAGCCGGCCGGCGAGGTGCTCGCAGCCGCTCAGCACGCGATCATCGCGTTCGAGCGCAACATGTATCTCACCGAGCTGCATCGCGCCCTCGGCGTCTGCGATGAGTATCTGCGAGCGGCCAACAAGCGCTGGAGCGACGCGTCGGCGGCAGCTCGACGCGGAGGCGACGCGCCCGCATTCGAGCGCGCGCTCATCGATGCGTTCTTCGAGCTGCGCTGCGCAACGGTGCTCATGCACGGAATCGTGCCGCAAGGCTGCGAGCTCATCTGCAGCCACTTCGACATCGAGGCGAAGGTGTTCTTCTCATGGGAGCACATCTTCGATACGACCGATGAGCTGATCGCGCGTATCGGCGAGGCACCCGGCACCCACCGGGTGCGACCGCTGCCGCCGCGATACGATTTCTTCACGCAGCACCCGAATCGATCCTGA
- a CDS encoding GNAT family N-acetyltransferase, with protein sequence MTGKLLMRPACERDAEGVLQILEEGRASIERLGIKQWGHGYPGIEDVLADIALRACFVAQDDSGHLLGTLAIRLDRDADYTASKICWLTCDAGDGEPPYAAIHRCASAHAALRRGVMDFMFRAAEKVCRDAGRRSIRIDTHPGNTAMRGFLRHRGFSELSSFSLVSHGASADRVRIGYEKLLER encoded by the coding sequence ATGACAGGCAAACTCCTCATGCGTCCCGCCTGCGAGCGCGACGCCGAAGGAGTCCTCCAGATCCTGGAGGAGGGACGCGCGTCGATCGAGCGGCTCGGAATCAAGCAGTGGGGGCACGGCTATCCGGGCATCGAGGATGTCCTCGCGGACATCGCGCTGCGGGCCTGCTTCGTGGCCCAAGATGACAGCGGCCATCTGCTCGGCACGCTCGCGATCAGACTCGACCGCGACGCGGACTACACCGCCTCGAAGATTTGCTGGCTCACCTGCGACGCAGGCGACGGCGAGCCGCCCTACGCCGCCATCCACCGATGCGCGAGCGCGCACGCGGCGCTGCGCCGCGGCGTCATGGACTTCATGTTCCGCGCGGCCGAGAAGGTATGCCGCGATGCCGGCCGTCGAAGCATCCGCATAGACACCCATCCGGGAAACACGGCGATGCGCGGATTTCTGCGGCACCGCGGTTTCAGCGAGCTGTCCTCGTTCTCCTTGGTCTCTCACGGCGCCTCCGCAGATAGGGTGCGCATCGGATACGAGAAGCTCCTAGAGCGATAG
- a CDS encoding desulfoferrodoxin family protein — protein sequence MADFFKDSEGNIFVSLKTDAPTPEGFNKLDVNTVDAVKEKHVPVVEMQRDGHIIHVQIGEVEHPMIEEHHIEWIALVTPDRLEIHELKPGQSPTTFFAGGAKSGTVYEHCNIHGLWKADF from the coding sequence ATGGCTGACTTTTTCAAGGATTCCGAAGGTAACATTTTTGTATCGCTGAAAACGGATGCCCCCACTCCTGAGGGCTTCAACAAGCTCGATGTCAACACGGTGGACGCCGTGAAGGAGAAGCACGTGCCCGTTGTCGAGATGCAGCGTGACGGACACATCATCCACGTTCAGATCGGCGAGGTCGAGCACCCCATGATCGAAGAGCACCACATCGAGTGGATTGCCCTCGTGACCCCCGATCGCCTGGAGATCCATGAGCTGAAACCGGGGCAGTCGCCGACGACGTTCTTCGCGGGCGGCGCGAAGTCCGGTACGGTGTATGAGCACTGCAACATCCACGGGCTGTGGAAGGCGGACTTCTAA
- a CDS encoding ABC1 kinase family protein, giving the protein MADAEKYQLTFTGKRRRIAEIFRLARKYEIWKDLTPVRLRCLLEELGPMFVKMGQILANRSEILPQRFCDELAHLRTEVEPVPFAVVRDCLEFEYRRPLREVFASIEEQPLGSASLAQVHRARLTSGEDVAVKVQRPGAQQVMAQDIDIMRSLARRISRFVKTEQFIDLRDVVEELWDSFREETNFLAEARNLDEFYALHEDVPDVSCPRSHLSYCTEHIVVMDYIDGISIADPAAIARTGARLSDIGDAIVEDYAKQVLDDGFFHADPHAGNIIYKDGVIFFIDLGMVGRMSFHDRTAVRDICAAVGRSDVPALKDAFMRIAVARGDTAQIDHAAFLADLDCIVQDFGSMELKNLDIGRFLGSLINLARRYDVELPSVMTLYARGMVTLEGLLSEYMPEVNMIKIISEHIMREQAGFAGIEHAADDLFDAIGRALTGHLQSAEYTGLAARMLTRGQLRINTRLMGSEEVFRRLGGIIDRLSMSIVIAGLFIGSSVVYYAKIEPVIFGIPVIGFLGYASALLLALRLGREIWRNSHGRGR; this is encoded by the coding sequence ATGGCCGATGCCGAGAAGTACCAGCTCACATTCACCGGCAAAAGAAGACGCATAGCCGAGATCTTCAGACTCGCGAGAAAATACGAGATCTGGAAGGATCTGACGCCGGTTCGCCTTCGCTGCCTGCTCGAAGAGCTGGGACCGATGTTCGTCAAGATGGGACAGATCTTGGCGAACCGCTCGGAGATCCTGCCGCAGCGCTTCTGCGACGAGCTGGCTCACCTGCGCACCGAAGTCGAACCGGTCCCCTTCGCTGTCGTGCGCGACTGTCTCGAATTCGAGTACCGCCGACCCCTTCGGGAGGTGTTCGCCTCGATCGAGGAGCAGCCGCTTGGCAGCGCGTCGCTCGCCCAGGTCCATCGCGCACGGCTCACCAGCGGGGAAGACGTCGCCGTCAAGGTTCAAAGGCCCGGCGCGCAACAGGTCATGGCACAAGATATCGACATCATGCGCTCGCTGGCGAGACGCATCTCGCGCTTCGTCAAGACCGAGCAGTTCATCGATTTGCGCGACGTGGTGGAGGAACTCTGGGATTCCTTCCGCGAGGAGACGAACTTTCTCGCGGAGGCGCGCAACCTCGACGAGTTCTACGCGCTTCATGAGGACGTCCCCGATGTGTCGTGCCCGCGCTCCCACCTGTCCTACTGCACCGAGCACATCGTCGTCATGGACTACATCGATGGCATCTCGATAGCCGATCCCGCCGCGATCGCGCGCACGGGCGCGCGCCTGAGCGATATCGGCGATGCGATCGTGGAGGACTACGCCAAGCAGGTTCTCGATGACGGGTTCTTCCACGCCGATCCCCATGCGGGCAACATCATCTACAAAGACGGCGTGATCTTCTTCATCGATCTGGGCATGGTCGGTCGGATGTCCTTTCATGATCGCACCGCGGTGCGCGACATCTGCGCCGCGGTCGGCAGAAGCGATGTTCCCGCGCTGAAGGACGCCTTCATGCGGATCGCGGTGGCGCGCGGGGACACGGCCCAGATCGATCATGCGGCGTTTCTGGCGGATCTCGATTGCATCGTCCAGGATTTCGGCAGCATGGAACTGAAGAATCTGGACATCGGTCGCTTCCTTGGATCCCTTATCAATCTGGCGCGCAGGTACGATGTCGAGCTGCCGAGCGTGATGACGCTCTACGCTCGCGGCATGGTGACGCTCGAGGGGCTGCTCAGCGAGTATATGCCCGAGGTGAACATGATCAAGATCATCTCCGAGCACATCATGCGGGAGCAAGCCGGTTTCGCGGGCATCGAGCACGCCGCCGACGATCTCTTCGATGCCATCGGCCGCGCGCTCACGGGCCATCTCCAGTCGGCGGAATACACGGGACTGGCCGCGCGCATGCTCACCCGGGGTCAGTTGAGGATCAACACGCGTCTCATGGGCTCCGAGGAGGTGTTTCGCCGTCTCGGCGGTATCATCGACAGGCTTTCCATGTCTATCGTGATCGCCGGACTCTTCATCGGATCATCGGTGGTGTACTACGCCAAGATCGAGCCGGTCATCTTCGGCATTCCGGTCATCGGCTTTCTGGGTTACGCCTCCGCGTTGCTCCTGGCGCTGCGTCTGGGACGCGAGATCTGGCGAAACTCCCACGGTCGCGGCAGGTGA
- the ruvA gene encoding Holliday junction branch migration protein RuvA: MISQLHGTLVDSSPTSALIDVAGVGYELGISGVTAQALPQPGSDVMLFTRLQVRQDALTLFGFATREERAMFDRLIAVSSIGARLALATLSTFTVSQIRVIVAQEDAARMAEVPGVGKKTAQRLILELKSTLEKGDLPGCADASRESGAMSPSAGSAVDDARAALLSMGFSPQEVAVALETLGDEEREMRVESVLAGALRRLGSGA; the protein is encoded by the coding sequence ATGATCTCGCAGCTTCACGGAACGCTTGTCGACTCCTCACCGACCTCGGCGCTGATAGATGTCGCCGGTGTGGGCTACGAGCTCGGTATCTCCGGTGTCACCGCGCAGGCGCTGCCTCAGCCGGGCTCAGACGTCATGCTCTTCACTCGCCTGCAGGTGCGTCAGGATGCGCTCACGCTGTTCGGTTTCGCGACGCGCGAGGAGCGCGCGATGTTCGATCGCCTCATCGCGGTCTCGAGCATCGGCGCGCGTCTCGCGCTCGCCACGCTCTCGACGTTCACGGTCTCCCAGATTCGCGTTATCGTGGCGCAGGAGGATGCCGCGCGCATGGCCGAGGTCCCCGGTGTGGGCAAAAAGACCGCGCAACGCCTCATCTTGGAGCTCAAGAGCACACTTGAGAAGGGAGATCTGCCGGGCTGCGCCGACGCGTCTCGTGAGTCCGGTGCCATGTCCCCCTCCGCCGGGTCCGCCGTCGACGATGCGCGCGCGGCCCTGCTGTCCATGGGATTCAGCCCGCAAGAGGTCGCAGTCGCGCTCGAGACACTCGGCGACGAGGAGCGCGAGATGCGCGTCGAGAGCGTTCTGGCAGGCGCGTTGCGGCGCCTGGGGAGCGGCGCATGA
- the folD gene encoding bifunctional methylenetetrahydrofolate dehydrogenase/methenyltetrahydrofolate cyclohydrolase FolD gives MAIIIDGRALAARVRAQAAADAARLTAAGSALGLAVVLVGEDQASRTYVRSKLRDCRECGIRSFDYKLSADTSQDRLMSLIARLNADDAVSGILVQMPLPPHLDAEAVVQAVDPAKDVDGFHPENLGRLVRGLPGLRPCTPAGIMCMLDAYGIDPAGKSAVIVGRSSIVGKPMSLMLLARDATISVAHSHTADIAEICRGADILVAACGSAKMVQGDWVAERATVIDVGMDRDESGALCGDVDFDAVEPRAAAITPVPGGVGPMTRAMLMRNVVSAAASELCG, from the coding sequence GTGGCGATTATCATAGATGGAAGAGCGCTCGCGGCTCGCGTGCGCGCTCAGGCGGCAGCGGATGCCGCGCGCCTCACGGCTGCGGGGTCGGCTTTGGGACTCGCCGTGGTGCTCGTCGGAGAAGACCAGGCCTCCAGGACCTATGTTCGATCGAAGCTGCGCGACTGCCGGGAGTGCGGCATACGATCGTTTGACTACAAGCTGTCCGCGGACACCTCGCAGGACCGTCTCATGTCGCTCATCGCTCGGCTGAACGCCGATGATGCCGTCTCGGGCATTCTGGTACAGATGCCCCTGCCGCCCCACCTCGATGCGGAGGCGGTCGTGCAGGCGGTCGATCCCGCCAAGGATGTGGACGGGTTCCATCCGGAGAACCTCGGCAGACTCGTTCGCGGCCTGCCCGGGCTGCGACCCTGCACGCCGGCGGGCATCATGTGCATGCTCGACGCCTACGGCATCGATCCGGCGGGGAAGAGCGCCGTCATCGTGGGCCGATCCTCGATCGTGGGCAAACCCATGTCGCTCATGCTGCTCGCCCGTGATGCGACGATCTCGGTCGCCCATTCCCATACGGCCGACATCGCCGAGATCTGCCGTGGCGCCGATATCCTCGTGGCCGCTTGCGGCAGCGCCAAGATGGTGCAGGGCGATTGGGTCGCAGAGAGGGCGACGGTCATCGATGTCGGTATGGACCGAGACGAGAGCGGTGCCCTGTGCGGGGATGTCGATTTCGACGCGGTCGAGCCGCGCGCGGCAGCCATCACCCCGGTACCCGGCGGGGTGGGCCCGATGACGCGCGCCATGCTCATGCGCAACGTCGTCTCAGCGGCCGCCTCCGAGCTCTGCGGATGA
- a CDS encoding aldo/keto reductase — MRYQQIGTSGIEASRVAMGVMRMADKTREEARSVVDAALEAGIDFFDTADVYGDGMSSAALGQALRDVSVDRSQIEVQTKFGIVHNEDAQHGSHYDFSHDHLVDSIDQELRRLQTDYVDFVLLHRFDTLVDVDELAATIDELAETGKVLRFGVSNVGPWTVEMLQAALHQRLDVNQLQFGLKHAGMVQVQVHENMLDDQAIDRDGGALVYSQLRQMTLQAWSPMQYGMFEGHFVDNPKFPELNKKLAEIAEAHDVTKEGVATAWILRHPAKIQVISGSMNPERIARVAAGAGVDLDRQEWYDLYTAAGNELP; from the coding sequence ATGCGATACCAGCAGATCGGAACATCCGGCATCGAGGCGAGCCGCGTGGCGATGGGTGTCATGCGCATGGCTGACAAGACGCGCGAAGAGGCGAGAAGCGTGGTCGACGCGGCGCTCGAAGCCGGTATAGACTTCTTTGACACCGCAGACGTCTACGGCGACGGAATGAGTTCCGCTGCCCTGGGTCAGGCGCTGCGCGACGTCAGCGTCGATCGGTCTCAGATCGAGGTGCAGACGAAGTTCGGCATCGTTCACAATGAGGACGCGCAGCACGGGTCACACTACGACTTCTCCCACGACCACCTCGTGGATTCAATCGATCAGGAACTGCGGCGGCTGCAGACCGACTACGTGGATTTCGTGCTGCTGCATCGTTTCGACACGCTCGTTGATGTCGACGAGCTCGCTGCGACCATAGATGAACTGGCGGAGACCGGCAAGGTGCTCCGGTTCGGCGTGAGCAACGTCGGCCCTTGGACCGTCGAGATGCTCCAAGCGGCCTTGCATCAGCGGCTTGATGTGAACCAGCTGCAGTTCGGACTCAAGCATGCCGGCATGGTTCAGGTCCAGGTGCACGAGAACATGCTTGATGATCAGGCGATCGATCGCGACGGAGGGGCGCTGGTCTACTCCCAGCTGCGACAGATGACCCTTCAGGCGTGGAGTCCGATGCAGTACGGCATGTTCGAGGGTCATTTCGTCGACAATCCCAAGTTTCCCGAGCTGAACAAGAAGCTCGCCGAGATCGCCGAGGCGCATGACGTCACGAAGGAGGGCGTGGCCACCGCTTGGATCCTGCGTCATCCCGCCAAGATACAGGTCATTTCCGGTTCGATGAATCCCGAGCGCATCGCCCGGGTCGCAGCCGGGGCCGGTGTGGATCTGGACCGGCAGGAGTGGTATGACCTCTACACCGCAGCCGGCAACGAGCTGCCCTAG
- the ruvC gene encoding crossover junction endodeoxyribonuclease RuvC yields the protein MVVLGIDPGLANTGWGVVEERSGDVRCRAYGCIQTASGSPLAVRLRRIADDLRAVVERYRPQTAAIEDIYFGVNVRSAIPTAHARGAALVACSLAGMDVGEYTPMQIKQAVVGTGAADKAQIAYMVRRLLQLDREPRPDHAADALACAICHAHLVRTAALTDGRFTQTKGSAYA from the coding sequence ATGGTCGTTCTCGGTATCGATCCGGGTCTCGCCAACACCGGGTGGGGTGTCGTGGAGGAACGCTCCGGCGATGTGCGCTGCCGTGCGTACGGCTGCATCCAGACCGCATCTGGCTCGCCGCTCGCCGTCAGGCTGCGTCGCATCGCAGACGATCTGAGGGCGGTCGTCGAGCGCTATCGTCCCCAGACCGCGGCGATCGAGGACATCTACTTCGGTGTCAACGTCCGATCGGCTATTCCCACCGCCCATGCGCGCGGCGCGGCGCTCGTGGCGTGCTCGCTTGCCGGAATGGACGTGGGCGAGTACACTCCGATGCAGATCAAGCAAGCCGTCGTGGGCACCGGTGCGGCTGACAAGGCGCAGATCGCCTATATGGTGAGGCGTCTTCTGCAACTCGATCGCGAGCCGCGCCCCGACCACGCGGCCGACGCGCTCGCCTGCGCTATCTGCCATGCGCATCTCGTGCGCACAGCGGCCCTCACGGACGGCCGGTTCACTCAGACGAAAGGGAGCGCCTACGCATGA